One genomic segment of Bacteroides caccae includes these proteins:
- a CDS encoding tyrosine-type recombinase/integrase, giving the protein MSKVLGFMKQVARGLQVEGNFGTAHVYRSSLNAIIAYRGKDDFAFNEVTSEWLKGFEVYLRSRGCSWNTVSTYLRTFRAVYNRAVDLHRAPYVPHLFRSVYTGTRADHKRALCDDDMKKVFCKLSQSSGVSPNMRRAQELFILMFSLRGIPFVDLAYLRKSDLRDNVITYRRRKTGRPLSVTLTPEAMILVKKYMNRDSSSPYLFPFLESREGTKEAYREYQLALRSFNQQLMLLGELLGLGDKLSSYTARHTWATTAYYCEIHPGIISEAMGHSSITVTETYLKPFRSKKIDEANKQVLDFVKRSVIGLNA; this is encoded by the coding sequence ATGTCAAAAGTATTAGGATTTATGAAGCAAGTGGCCCGTGGGCTGCAAGTGGAGGGAAACTTTGGAACTGCTCATGTCTATCGTAGCAGTCTCAATGCCATTATTGCTTATCGTGGGAAAGATGATTTTGCCTTCAATGAGGTAACTTCAGAGTGGTTAAAAGGGTTCGAAGTTTATCTTCGTAGTCGTGGGTGTAGCTGGAATACGGTTTCTACCTATCTTCGTACCTTTCGTGCCGTTTACAATCGTGCCGTCGATCTTCATCGGGCACCATACGTTCCGCATCTGTTCCGTTCGGTGTATACGGGCACTCGTGCCGATCATAAACGTGCCCTATGTGACGACGATATGAAGAAAGTGTTTTGTAAATTGTCGCAGTCTTCGGGTGTATCTCCGAATATGCGCCGTGCACAGGAACTGTTTATTCTTATGTTCTCGCTCCGTGGTATACCGTTTGTTGATCTTGCTTATCTGCGCAAGAGTGATTTGCGTGATAATGTAATCACGTATCGTCGGCGTAAAACAGGCCGTCCCCTGTCGGTGACGTTGACTCCGGAAGCAATGATTCTGGTAAAGAAATACATGAACCGTGATTCTTCTTCTCCTTATCTCTTTCCTTTTTTGGAAAGCCGTGAAGGAACGAAAGAGGCGTATCGTGAATATCAGTTGGCGTTGCGCAGCTTTAATCAACAACTAATGTTGTTGGGAGAGTTATTAGGATTGGGTGATAAATTAAGCTCATACACTGCCCGGCATACTTGGGCTACGACGGCTTATTATTGCGAAATTCATCCGGGTATTATCTCCGAAGCTATGGGGCATTCTTCCATTACGGTAACAGAGACATATCTCAAGCCTTTCCGAAGCAAGAAAATTGATGAAGCAAATAAACAGGTTCTTGATTTTGTGAAGCGTTCTGTGATAGGATTAAATGCCTGA
- the groL gene encoding chaperonin GroEL (60 kDa chaperone family; promotes refolding of misfolded polypeptides especially under stressful conditions; forms two stacked rings of heptamers to form a barrel-shaped 14mer; ends can be capped by GroES; misfolded proteins enter the barrel where they are refolded when GroES binds), translated as MAKEILFNIDARDQLKKGVDALANAVKVTLGPKGRNVIIEKKFGAPHITKDGVTVAKEIELADAYQNTGAQLVKEVASKTGDDAGDGTTTATVLAQAIVAEGLKNVTAGASPMDIKRGIDKAVAKVVESIKSQAETVGDNYDKIEQVATISANNDPVIGKLIADAMRKVSKDGVITIEEAKGTDTTIGVVEGMQFDRGYLSAYFVTNTEKMECEMEKPYILIYDKKISNLKDFLPILEPAVQTGRPLLVIAEDVDSEALTTLVVNRLRSQLKICAVKAPGFGDRRKEMLEDIAILTGGVVISEEKGLKLEQATIEMLGTADKVTVSKDYTTIVNGAGAKENIKERCDQIKAQIVATKSDYDREKLQERLAKLSGGVAVLYVGAASEVEMKEKKDRVDDALRATRAAIEEGIIPGGGVAYIRAIDSLEGLTGDNADETTGIGIIKRAIEEPLREIVANAGKEGAVVVQKVREGKGDFGYNARTDVYENLHAAGVVDPAKVARVALENAASIAGMFLTTECVIVEKKEDKPEMPMGAPGMGGMGGMM; from the coding sequence ATGGCAAAAGAAATATTATTCAATATTGACGCCCGTGACCAATTGAAAAAAGGTGTCGATGCTTTGGCAAATGCAGTAAAAGTAACTCTTGGTCCGAAAGGACGTAACGTTATCATCGAAAAGAAATTCGGTGCTCCGCACATCACAAAAGACGGTGTGACAGTAGCAAAAGAAATTGAACTGGCAGACGCTTACCAGAATACAGGTGCACAACTAGTGAAGGAAGTTGCTTCCAAGACTGGTGATGATGCAGGTGACGGTACAACAACTGCAACCGTTCTCGCTCAGGCTATCGTAGCTGAAGGATTGAAGAACGTGACTGCCGGTGCTAGCCCAATGGATATCAAACGTGGTATCGACAAGGCTGTTGCCAAAGTGGTAGAATCAATCAAATCGCAAGCAGAAACAGTAGGTGACAACTACGACAAGATTGAACAAGTGGCTACCATATCTGCAAACAATGATCCGGTGATCGGTAAATTGATTGCTGATGCAATGCGTAAGGTTTCTAAAGACGGTGTTATCACTATCGAAGAAGCAAAAGGTACTGACACTACAATCGGTGTAGTAGAAGGTATGCAGTTCGACCGTGGTTATCTGTCAGCTTACTTTGTGACAAATACAGAGAAGATGGAATGTGAAATGGAGAAACCTTACATTCTGATCTACGACAAGAAGATTTCTAACCTGAAAGATTTCTTGCCTATCCTCGAACCGGCTGTACAGACTGGTCGTCCTCTGTTGGTTATTGCAGAAGATGTAGATAGCGAAGCATTGACTACTTTGGTAGTAAACCGTCTGCGTTCTCAGTTGAAGATTTGTGCTGTGAAGGCTCCGGGCTTTGGCGACCGTCGCAAAGAAATGCTGGAAGATATCGCTATCCTGACAGGTGGTGTGGTTATCAGCGAAGAAAAAGGATTGAAACTGGAACAGGCTACTATCGAAATGTTGGGTACTGCCGATAAGGTAACAGTTTCTAAAGATTATACTACAATCGTAAACGGTGCCGGTGCAAAAGAAAACATCAAGGAACGTTGCGACCAGATCAAAGCTCAAATCGTTGCTACTAAATCAGACTACGACCGTGAAAAATTGCAGGAACGTCTGGCTAAGTTGTCAGGTGGTGTAGCTGTTCTTTACGTAGGTGCTGCTTCTGAAGTAGAAATGAAGGAAAAGAAAGACCGAGTAGACGATGCATTGCGTGCAACTCGTGCTGCTATCGAAGAAGGTATTATCCCGGGTGGTGGCGTAGCTTATATCCGTGCTATCGATTCTCTCGAAGGCTTGACGGGTGACAATGCTGACGAAACAACAGGTATCGGTATTATCAAACGTGCTATTGAAGAACCGCTTCGCGAAATTGTAGCAAATGCCGGTAAAGAAGGTGCGGTAGTTGTTCAGAAAGTACGTGAAGGTAAAGGCGACTTTGGGTACAATGCCCGTACGGATGTTTACGAAAACCTACACGCTGCCGGTGTAGTAGATCCTGCTAAGGTTGCTCGTGTAGCTTTGGAAAATGCAGCTTCTATCGCTGGTATGTTCCTGACTACCGAATGTGTCATTGTAGAAAAGAAGGAAGACAAACCTGAAATGCCAATGGGCGCTCCCGGAATGGGAGGAATGGGTGGAATGATGTAA
- a CDS encoding co-chaperone GroES: MNIKPLADRVLILPAPAEEKTIGGIIIPDTAKEKPLKGEVVAVGHGTKDEEMVLKVGDTVLYGKYAGTELEVEGTKYLIMRQSDVLAVLG; this comes from the coding sequence ATGAACATTAAACCATTAGCAGACAGAGTGCTTATCCTCCCTGCACCTGCAGAAGAAAAAACAATTGGTGGTATCATTATTCCTGATACAGCAAAAGAAAAACCTTTGAAAGGTGAAGTTGTGGCAGTAGGTCACGGTACGAAAGATGAAGAAATGGTATTGAAAGTAGGCGATACAGTTCTTTATGGTAAATATGCCGGAACAGAACTTGAAGTCGAAGGTACTAAATACCTTATCATGCGTCAGAGCGATGTTCTCGCTGTTTTGGGTTAA